The window CGCACAATATATCAAAAAGCAAATTGGGATATTGATGAACCTGCTACACGCGCACCAATGATTTTTGGTGGAGTAATTGGATTGCAATACTTTTCTACCGATGAGACCGGACAGCTAATCAAACAGGCTGTTGAAAAAAATACTTCTTACAAAGTAGCCGAGATTAACCCACAGCATCGAAGGCTCGGCAATAAACCTGTATTGATAATCGGGGCGAAGCCGCTCCTGGCGCCATTGCCTCCAAATGTAAAAAAAGAGGTAGAGGAATTAGCTGACAAGCTACAAGAATTATCCAATCAAATTCTGACTTTTGCCGCTGATCGGCAACAGGCCGAAGCTCTTATGCGAGAAAATTCAAAAAAAGACGACCAGTATGAGAACTGGCAAAGGTCGGTTGCCTTTTCAAATCAAACTAGGGTCTGGACTCACAACTTGATCCAGTAAAGCACGCCGACGAGCGTGGCGGCAGCCAGGAAGTTGCGGGCGAGTTTGTCATATCGAGTAGCGATGCGCCGCCAATCTTTGATCCGACAGAAGAAGTTCTCGATTTTGTGCCGCCGCCGATAGAAACGCTTCGGGCAATAGGCTTTCTTTGTAGCGGTGCAGCGGTTCGGGATAACCGGCAAAGCACCTTCATCCCTGATCTGCTGGCGCACTTTTTCGCTGTCGTAGGCTTTGTCGGCCGTGACAGCCAGCGGTGGTCGCGGCGTGTTCAGTATCTCTTCGACGACCTGGCTGTCATGCACCTGCCCGCCGGTCACGGTGAAGCTCAGCGGTCGGCCCTTGCTGTCGACAATCGCGTGGATCTTCGTGGTTCGGCCGCCCCGGCTGATGCCGATCGCCTGATTTTTCTCCCCCCTTTTCCTCCGCTGGCCGCGCGGTGAGCTTTCACGACGGTGCTGTCGATCAAATACAGACTGTCGCGCGATTTCGATGCCAACTGGTCGAAAACGCGCTTCCAGATGCCTCGGCGAGACCAGCGGTTGAAGCGATTATATGCCGTCGTGTAGGGACCATAGCGTGTCGGCAAGTCCCGCCACGGCATGCCGGTGCGCAGCACGTAAAAGATCGCATTCACGATCTTGCGGTCGTCAACCCGCGCACTCTTTCGGCTCTTCGGCAGCAGCGGTTCGAGCAGCGCCCATTCCTCGTCGCTCAAATCAAATCGCATGATCCACCTCCGCGCACGGTGAATCATGTTCGTCTAAATTATTCAATCATTTATCTGGGTACAGACCCTAGTGTGGAGGATATATTGGAAGAACATATAACTAAACGTCTTTCATTTCAGGGGCGCGAGTTTGCGGTTCGAGGCGCGGGAGACATTTTTAAGCATGTCGCAGATGGTCCGTATGACGACCCAAATACCAAGGTCATCCTACGATATATGCCGAAAGGCGGCATATTGGTCGATATAGGGGCGAATATCGGACTGATCTCGTTAGGCCTAGTGGCGCACGCAGCCCACATTTACGCGATCGAGCCGGGCGAAGAGACATATGAATTTCTGAAAACAAATGTAGCTCCGTGCCTCAATGTCACCGCGTATAAATTGTTGGTCGGGCAGAATGGCGCAAGCAAGACGTTTCTT is drawn from Chitinivibrionales bacterium and contains these coding sequences:
- a CDS encoding IS5 family transposase (programmed frameshift), with product MIHRARRWIMRFDLSDEEWALLEPLLPKSRKSARVDDRKIVNAIFYVLRTGMPWRDLPTRYGPYTTAYNRFNRWSRRGIWKRVFDQLASKSRDSLYLIDSTVVKAHRAASGGKGEKNQAIGISRGGRTTKIHAIVDSKGRPLSFTVTGGQVHDSQVVEEILNTPRPPLAVTADKAYDSEKVRQQIRDEGALPVIPNRCTATKKAYCPKRFYRRRHKIENFFCRIKDWRRIATRYDKLARNFLAAATLVGVLYWIKL